A genome region from Rhodohalobacter mucosus includes the following:
- a CDS encoding glycosyltransferase family 2 protein encodes MEQTDWIITVLVGVNVFIFIYFVVVNLSYISLIVLSYIQTQRSRKESEIFQLSGLFDTRLYKSISILAPAYNEEKTIVESTRALLNLKFADYEVIVINDGSKDDTLKALKENFGLKKIDRYVPKSLKTEEIRAVYGTSRFPNLFVIDKENGRKADALNAGINVSRKDLICAVDSDTLLEPVVLQQMLMAFVADPDTIAVGGVVRVANGCTFKLGEVKDVHVPRTTIGRIQAVEYLRAFLFGRTGWDFLDSLLIISGAFGVFDRESVIRVGGYLHDTVGEDMELVVRLHRHYRERKQRYRIRFLPEPVCWTEVPESWKILGRQRNRWHRGLADTLWRHRSMLFNPKYGRLGFTAMPFFLFVELLSPVIEIGGYLLFGISLWLGVINIGFALLFLTAAVLLGMILSVLSILMEELTFRRYSGIRDVIILIVYAFVENLGFRQIHAWWRLRGLIDFFRGNKSWGEMTRTGAF; translated from the coding sequence ATGGAACAAACAGACTGGATAATTACCGTACTGGTAGGGGTGAATGTGTTCATCTTCATCTATTTTGTTGTTGTTAACCTTTCGTATATCTCGCTGATAGTGCTTTCCTACATTCAGACACAGCGCTCAAGGAAAGAATCTGAGATATTTCAGCTGAGCGGACTGTTTGATACAAGGCTTTACAAATCCATCAGCATTCTCGCACCCGCTTATAACGAGGAGAAAACCATAGTTGAATCGACCAGGGCGCTACTGAACCTTAAGTTTGCGGATTATGAAGTGATCGTTATCAATGACGGTAGCAAGGATGACACCCTGAAAGCTCTGAAAGAAAACTTCGGCCTTAAAAAAATAGACCGGTATGTGCCGAAGAGTCTGAAAACCGAGGAGATTCGTGCTGTTTACGGAACCAGCCGCTTTCCCAATCTTTTTGTGATCGACAAAGAGAATGGCCGGAAAGCAGATGCACTGAATGCGGGGATCAATGTGTCGCGCAAGGATCTTATCTGCGCGGTGGATTCGGATACGCTGCTTGAGCCGGTAGTGCTCCAGCAAATGCTGATGGCCTTTGTTGCAGATCCGGATACAATAGCCGTGGGTGGCGTTGTGCGTGTAGCCAACGGATGCACATTTAAACTGGGAGAGGTGAAGGATGTGCATGTTCCCCGGACCACCATCGGGCGTATTCAGGCCGTAGAATATCTCAGGGCATTTCTGTTTGGGCGCACAGGCTGGGACTTTCTTGACAGCCTGCTCATTATATCCGGGGCATTTGGTGTTTTCGATCGCGAATCCGTGATCAGGGTTGGAGGCTATCTTCATGATACGGTTGGAGAGGATATGGAGCTTGTGGTGCGGCTTCACCGACATTATCGTGAACGAAAGCAGCGGTACAGAATCCGTTTTCTGCCCGAACCTGTCTGCTGGACGGAAGTGCCTGAATCGTGGAAAATCCTGGGGCGCCAGCGAAACAGGTGGCACAGGGGTTTGGCCGATACACTCTGGAGACACCGCAGCATGCTGTTCAATCCGAAGTATGGGAGGCTTGGATTTACCGCAATGCCGTTCTTCCTTTTTGTTGAGCTTCTATCGCCCGTCATAGAAATTGGAGGGTACCTGCTCTTTGGGATATCACTTTGGCTTGGTGTGATCAATATCGGGTTTGCACTTCTCTTTTTAACGGCTGCTGTTTTGCTTGGAATGATCCTTTCTGTTCTATCCATCCTGATGGAGGAGCTGACGTTCAGAAGATATTCAGGAATCAGGGATGTGATCATCCTGATTGTGTACGCCTTTGTTGAAAACCTGGGTTTTCGCCAGATACACGCCTGGTGGCGCCTGCGGGGCCTCATCGATTTTTTCCGCGGCAATAAATCATGGGGAGAGATGACCAGAACCGGGGCCTTTTAG
- the carA gene encoding glutamine-hydrolyzing carbamoyl-phosphate synthase small subunit has product MNPTTPDHKPAILALSDGTVVRGRAIGITGTTGGELCFNTSMTGYQEIFTDPSYYGQLMMMTYPHIGNYGTMSRDDEARRVMIAGLIVRSFSDDYSNPIADGSLQEYLERNNVVGISGVDTRMLVRHIRTKGVMNAVISSETTDGNELVEKAKNWDNMVGLELATKVTRSEAQTIPSDGPYRIAMMDYGVKQNIINNFVQRGCTLRVFPAETPAEEVMAWEADGYFFSNGPGDPNASSRYGLPVVEAAKKSGKPLFGICLGHQLMALSEDIPVKKMFVGHRGANQPVMNLNTGLVEISTQNHGFAVDEDKIDDTKVDVTHINLNDRTIEGLRFKNFPGMSVQYHPEASPGPHDSSYLFDSFMEMVEQSAGSKEKSPSMKG; this is encoded by the coding sequence ATGAATCCCACCACACCTGACCATAAGCCAGCCATACTTGCTCTCTCAGATGGAACCGTGGTTCGAGGCCGCGCAATAGGCATAACCGGTACAACCGGCGGCGAACTCTGTTTCAACACCAGCATGACAGGCTACCAGGAAATTTTTACCGATCCGAGTTATTACGGTCAGCTCATGATGATGACCTATCCTCATATCGGCAATTACGGAACCATGAGCCGCGATGATGAAGCCAGAAGGGTGATGATTGCCGGATTAATCGTACGATCATTTTCTGATGACTACAGCAATCCCATCGCTGATGGCTCCCTGCAGGAATACCTGGAACGCAACAACGTTGTCGGTATTTCGGGTGTGGATACACGCATGCTGGTTCGACACATCCGCACAAAAGGTGTCATGAATGCTGTAATCAGCTCTGAAACCACTGATGGAAATGAATTGGTTGAAAAAGCGAAAAACTGGGACAATATGGTTGGCCTGGAACTTGCCACAAAAGTGACTCGATCTGAGGCGCAAACAATTCCGTCCGACGGCCCCTATCGCATCGCCATGATGGACTACGGAGTCAAGCAGAATATCATCAATAATTTTGTTCAGCGCGGGTGCACCCTTCGGGTATTTCCGGCTGAAACACCCGCAGAAGAGGTTATGGCATGGGAAGCTGACGGATACTTTTTCAGCAATGGGCCCGGTGACCCGAACGCATCATCACGGTACGGCCTGCCTGTAGTGGAAGCTGCAAAAAAATCAGGTAAACCTCTGTTTGGCATCTGCCTTGGCCATCAGCTGATGGCGCTTTCGGAAGATATTCCCGTAAAAAAAATGTTTGTGGGTCACCGGGGGGCCAACCAGCCAGTTATGAATCTGAATACAGGCCTGGTTGAGATCTCTACTCAGAACCACGGCTTTGCCGTTGATGAAGATAAAATTGACGATACCAAAGTGGATGTAACCCACATCAACCTGAATGACCGGACTATTGAAGGACTTCGGTTCAAAAATTTTCCGGGTATGTCGGTTCAATATCACCCTGAAGCTTCCCCCGGCCCTCATGATTCTTCCTATTTGTTCGATAGTTTCATGGAGATGGTTGAACAAAGTGCAGGCAGCAAGGAAAAAAGTCCCTCTATGAAGGGGTAA
- the carB gene encoding carbamoyl-phosphate synthase large subunit, with protein sequence MPRRDDIHKILIIGSGPIVIGQACEFDYSGTQACRSLKEEGYEVVLINSNPATIMTDPMMADAIYLKPLTTDSIKEIVEKEKPDAVLPTMGGQTALNLARDLQHEGYWRDNDMQIIGVNMDAVDITEDRQLFRDLMEKIGIEQCRSRTANSLLDAKEIVEELGGLPIVIRPSFTLGGTGGGIVWNEDEFERKVLRGLEMSPVHQVLIEESIFGWKEFELELLRDKNDNVVIVCPIENLDPMGVHTGDSVTVAPTQTLTDKQYQHLRDAAIKMMRSIGDFAGGCNVQFAVEPGSDRLVAIEINPRVSRSSALASKATGYPIAKIATKLAVGYTLDELPNPITQVSSACFEPSIDYVVVKIPRFNFDKFSGVDEELTTQMKAVGEVMSIGRNFPEAMNKAWQSLEIGRSGLGADGYDDPDRKTIRERLVRPYWDRTLQIRNAFKMGASVEEIADITKVDPWFLQQIRYMVSLENRTEGQELDTIPEEDLYELKQAGFSDVQIAWLLSRSGPEVNEEDVRKKRLDWNMKPSFKLVDTCAAEFPAETPYYYSSYETENESEVTDRKKVMILGSGPNRIGQGIEFDYSCVHAVIAAQEMGYEAIMVNCNPETVSTDFDIADKLYFEPVFWERVIDIFEHEKPEGVILQVGGQTALKLGKRFVEAGIKIFGTEFEKIDFAEDRGEFSRFLKRLHIPFPDYGAARDAEGAVEIAKRVGYPVLIRPSYVLGGQGMRIAVKEEELRVYVERILQTHPENDFLIDKYLDKAIEVDVDSVYDGEQLHIAGIMQHIEPAGVHSGDSTAVLPPYSLSKVVIETIENYQYKIAKEMGIVGFLNVQYAVKGEDVFVLEANPRSTRTIPFLAKATQRPEAKIGVKVMLGAKLSEFDLTSKLKHWAIKEPVFPFDKFPEVKKELGPEMKSTGESIYFMENFNDERFRKPYEFKNLYLSK encoded by the coding sequence ATGCCCCGTCGCGACGATATTCATAAAATTCTGATCATTGGCTCCGGTCCCATTGTAATTGGCCAGGCCTGCGAATTTGACTACTCAGGAACCCAGGCATGCCGCTCTCTGAAAGAGGAGGGATATGAAGTGGTTCTGATCAATTCCAATCCTGCAACCATCATGACTGATCCTATGATGGCCGACGCAATCTACCTGAAGCCCCTCACCACAGATTCCATCAAAGAGATCGTGGAAAAAGAGAAGCCAGACGCTGTGCTTCCCACAATGGGAGGACAAACAGCGCTGAATCTAGCACGCGATCTTCAGCATGAAGGGTACTGGCGCGATAACGATATGCAGATCATCGGAGTTAATATGGACGCCGTCGATATAACTGAAGACCGGCAGCTCTTCCGAGACCTGATGGAAAAAATTGGTATTGAGCAATGCCGGAGCCGAACCGCAAACTCCCTGCTCGACGCTAAAGAGATTGTGGAAGAGCTGGGTGGCTTGCCGATTGTGATACGCCCGTCATTTACGCTTGGGGGTACAGGCGGGGGAATTGTCTGGAATGAGGATGAGTTTGAACGCAAGGTTCTGCGCGGTCTCGAAATGAGCCCCGTCCACCAGGTGCTTATCGAAGAGAGCATTTTTGGCTGGAAAGAGTTTGAGCTGGAACTGCTCCGCGACAAGAATGACAATGTGGTCATTGTCTGCCCGATCGAAAATCTTGATCCGATGGGCGTACACACGGGCGACTCGGTTACCGTTGCTCCCACACAGACGCTTACCGATAAACAGTATCAGCACCTGAGGGATGCAGCCATTAAAATGATGCGCTCGATCGGTGATTTTGCAGGCGGATGCAATGTGCAGTTCGCCGTTGAGCCGGGCAGCGACAGGCTGGTTGCCATTGAGATTAATCCCAGGGTGAGCCGCTCATCCGCCCTTGCCTCCAAAGCTACCGGGTACCCGATTGCAAAGATCGCCACCAAACTGGCTGTGGGTTATACACTCGATGAACTTCCAAACCCGATTACACAGGTCTCCTCAGCATGTTTTGAGCCATCCATTGACTATGTGGTTGTTAAGATTCCGAGATTTAATTTTGACAAATTTTCAGGAGTGGACGAAGAGCTCACCACTCAGATGAAAGCGGTCGGGGAAGTAATGTCAATAGGACGCAACTTTCCAGAGGCGATGAACAAGGCATGGCAGTCGCTCGAGATCGGCCGGTCGGGCCTGGGGGCAGACGGCTACGACGACCCCGACCGCAAAACCATTCGGGAGAGACTGGTTCGTCCATACTGGGATCGCACGCTTCAGATACGCAATGCATTCAAAATGGGTGCCTCCGTCGAGGAAATTGCGGACATTACCAAAGTAGATCCATGGTTTCTGCAGCAGATACGCTACATGGTAAGCCTGGAAAATCGCACGGAGGGTCAGGAGCTTGATACGATTCCGGAAGAAGATCTTTATGAGTTAAAGCAGGCCGGATTTTCGGACGTGCAGATTGCATGGCTCCTGAGCAGAAGCGGGCCCGAGGTAAACGAGGAGGATGTGCGAAAGAAACGGCTCGACTGGAACATGAAGCCAAGCTTCAAACTTGTTGACACCTGCGCGGCCGAATTCCCAGCTGAAACGCCGTATTACTACTCCTCATACGAAACCGAAAATGAGAGTGAAGTTACCGACCGCAAAAAAGTGATGATTCTGGGCAGCGGGCCAAACCGGATCGGCCAGGGTATCGAATTTGACTACTCCTGCGTTCATGCGGTGATTGCGGCACAGGAGATGGGATACGAAGCCATTATGGTTAACTGTAATCCCGAAACCGTCTCCACAGATTTCGACATTGCCGATAAACTCTACTTTGAGCCGGTATTCTGGGAAAGGGTGATTGATATTTTTGAGCATGAAAAGCCTGAAGGAGTGATTCTGCAGGTCGGCGGCCAGACCGCCCTGAAACTGGGCAAGCGTTTCGTGGAAGCCGGCATCAAAATATTCGGCACTGAATTTGAAAAAATCGACTTCGCTGAAGACAGGGGAGAATTTTCCCGCTTTCTGAAACGCCTCCATATTCCCTTTCCTGATTATGGGGCAGCCAGGGATGCAGAAGGCGCGGTTGAGATCGCAAAGCGGGTGGGATATCCTGTTCTAATCAGGCCCAGTTATGTTCTGGGTGGACAAGGCATGCGCATTGCAGTGAAAGAGGAGGAACTCCGTGTCTATGTGGAGCGAATTCTTCAAACGCATCCGGAAAACGACTTCCTGATTGATAAATATCTCGACAAAGCCATTGAAGTGGACGTAGACTCAGTATATGACGGTGAACAGCTTCATATTGCGGGAATCATGCAGCATATTGAGCCGGCCGGTGTTCACTCAGGTGATTCAACAGCCGTACTCCCACCCTATTCACTCAGCAAAGTAGTTATCGAAACCATTGAAAATTATCAGTATAAAATTGCAAAGGAGATGGGAATCGTCGGGTTCCTCAACGTACAGTACGCGGTAAAAGGTGAAGATGTGTTTGTATTGGAAGCCAATCCGCGCTCAACCCGCACCATTCCTTTCCTGGCAAAAGCGACACAGCGTCCGGAGGCTAAAATAGGGGTTAAAGTTATGCTTGGAGCCAAACTGAGCGAGTTTGACCTCACTTCCAAACTGAAACACTGGGCGATTAAAGAGCCCGTATTTCCATTCGACAAATTCCCTGAAGTGAAGAAAGAACTTGGCCCGGAGATGAAGTCAACCGGCGAAAGTATCTACTTCATGGAGAATTTCAATGATGAACGCTTCAGAAAACCATACGAGTTTAAGAATCTGTACCTATCTAAATAG
- a CDS encoding AbgT family transporter, protein MSEYPKTDDPKVPGQTGKKKSLFTRFLDFVEWLGNLLPHPVTLFALFAFGVVLLSGLAEWLDWSAPDPRPEGSRGRAPDGIIRPISLLNAEGLRMIVQNMVSNFTSFAPLGVVLVALLGVGVAEHSGLISAVIRGIVLKAASFQPKESSASGLAAIPRRMINFILTPKNLVTIAICFSAVISNTASEMGYVVLVPLAAVIFHSMGRHPLAGLACAFACVSGGYSANLLLGTIDPLLAGLTQEAAQLIDPNYEVVATANYYFMFASTFLITAMGAFVTLRIVEPKLGAYDENMAMEDLSDETSMEPLTDKEKRALKITGVSILIMFGILALTIVPENGILRNPETGDWKDSPFLRGIVTFIFICFLIPGFVYGRVVGTMKDDRDVIKGMSQAMSTLGLYIVIVFFAAQFVAYFGWSNLGQIFAVKGAQFLQDMGATGPIIFIGFIIVSGSVNLMLGSASAQWAVTAPIFVPMLMLIGYTPEVIQAAYRIGDSVTNIITPMMSYFGLILAFANKYDKDLGIGTIIAMMLPYSIFFLIGWIILFYLMVFGLGIPVGPGEEIYYMMGN, encoded by the coding sequence ATGAGCGAATATCCAAAAACCGACGATCCCAAGGTGCCCGGGCAAACGGGCAAAAAGAAGAGCCTCTTTACGCGATTTCTTGACTTCGTAGAGTGGCTGGGCAACCTTCTCCCCCACCCGGTAACCCTTTTCGCCCTGTTTGCCTTTGGCGTGGTTCTGCTAAGCGGTTTGGCTGAGTGGCTTGACTGGAGCGCTCCCGATCCGCGTCCGGAGGGGTCGCGCGGACGTGCACCGGACGGTATCATCCGCCCGATAAGCCTTCTTAATGCGGAGGGCCTGCGCATGATCGTTCAGAATATGGTTAGCAATTTTACAAGCTTTGCACCACTGGGAGTGGTTCTTGTTGCACTCCTTGGCGTGGGAGTTGCGGAACACTCGGGACTTATAAGCGCCGTAATACGCGGTATAGTTTTAAAAGCCGCTTCCTTCCAGCCAAAAGAGAGCTCGGCTTCCGGCCTGGCTGCTATTCCGCGCCGAATGATCAACTTCATTCTGACTCCAAAAAACCTGGTCACCATTGCCATCTGTTTTTCCGCTGTGATATCCAATACTGCTTCCGAAATGGGATATGTGGTGTTGGTGCCCCTGGCTGCCGTTATCTTTCATTCCATGGGGCGGCACCCGCTGGCAGGCCTGGCTTGTGCTTTTGCCTGTGTTTCAGGAGGGTACAGTGCCAATCTGCTGCTCGGAACCATCGATCCGCTTCTTGCAGGGCTCACTCAGGAAGCCGCACAGCTGATCGATCCCAATTACGAGGTGGTGGCAACGGCAAATTACTACTTCATGTTTGCCAGCACATTTCTCATCACGGCAATGGGCGCATTTGTTACGTTACGGATTGTGGAACCCAAACTTGGCGCATACGATGAAAACATGGCAATGGAAGACTTGTCCGATGAAACGTCCATGGAGCCGCTTACGGATAAGGAGAAGAGAGCACTCAAGATCACCGGGGTTTCCATACTCATCATGTTCGGTATACTGGCGTTAACAATCGTGCCTGAAAATGGGATTCTTCGAAATCCCGAAACAGGCGACTGGAAAGATTCCCCATTCCTAAGGGGAATTGTGACGTTCATTTTTATCTGTTTTCTGATACCCGGCTTTGTATATGGGCGTGTCGTCGGAACCATGAAAGACGACCGGGATGTCATCAAAGGCATGTCACAGGCCATGTCAACGCTTGGCCTCTACATAGTCATCGTTTTCTTTGCGGCACAGTTTGTGGCCTATTTCGGTTGGAGTAACCTGGGGCAGATTTTTGCCGTTAAAGGAGCTCAGTTTTTGCAGGACATGGGCGCTACGGGGCCGATTATCTTTATAGGTTTCATTATCGTATCCGGATCGGTTAACCTGATGCTTGGATCGGCTTCCGCACAGTGGGCGGTAACCGCACCTATTTTTGTTCCGATGCTGATGCTGATCGGTTACACGCCCGAGGTCATTCAGGCGGCCTACCGAATCGGTGACTCCGTTACCAACATTATCACACCCATGATGAGCTATTTCGGACTCATCCTGGCGTTTGCCAACAAATATGATAAAGATCTGGGCATTGGAACCATTATCGCAATGATGCTGCCCTACAGTATCTTTTTTCTTATCGGGTGGATAATTCTTTTTTACCTGATGGTATTCGGCCTCGGCATCCCGGTAGGTCCCGGTGAAGAGATCTATTATATGATGGGGAATTGA
- a CDS encoding response regulator transcription factor, whose amino-acid sequence MSAQAKKILLVEDEEMTARLIIYRLKSLGYEAFHSKDGVNGLKKIRELQPDLVVLDVMLPGKSGFEILQELQEDDFIDERSIKVIMLSNKKRVEDVSRGFNLGAMEYVPKPFKMDEFLLRLNRVLNQ is encoded by the coding sequence ATGTCTGCACAGGCAAAGAAAATATTACTTGTTGAAGACGAAGAGATGACGGCACGGTTAATTATATACCGGCTGAAATCACTGGGATATGAAGCATTCCATTCAAAAGATGGTGTGAACGGGCTGAAAAAAATCCGTGAATTACAGCCGGACCTGGTGGTTCTGGATGTAATGCTGCCCGGAAAATCTGGTTTTGAAATTTTACAGGAACTGCAGGAGGATGATTTTATTGACGAAAGGAGCATTAAAGTGATCATGCTATCGAATAAGAAGCGCGTCGAGGATGTTTCAAGAGGGTTTAATCTGGGAGCCATGGAATATGTTCCCAAGCCGTTTAAGATGGATGAATTTCTGCTGCGGTTAAACAGAGTACTTAACCAATAG
- a CDS encoding HEAT repeat domain-containing protein, whose amino-acid sequence MKEILQIHSDTIVLGVVLFLGLLSAVVFAGAVYSRWRINKYENRKVNIRRELSDRLIRYVSGDLNFSGFTSGLSGNMEFPILLELAGELDKSLEGDEESRLKKLLNLPEIRSYYAERFHSPNPLEKAKACLYMARKDVIKKFDLPRIMKLTADEHPMLAYSACLAILKHGNDEQAATAIRNALKNRGLSNQALNDIFVALRERSEQESTSEAEFLMELIHSGCYNQDRRALMIRTLGELGYYESADFLLNEFYALPEKGFNAGVLISLIETLAQFGMTQILDRLRSDFILSDNSDVRLAVARAMENLREEENIPFLKWLMADKGYYVRYYAAKSLSGYSGVDLKDVPVPTMSSEELEEMIGEIETVS is encoded by the coding sequence TTGAAGGAAATTCTCCAAATACATTCAGATACCATCGTACTGGGCGTCGTACTCTTTCTCGGTCTCCTGAGTGCCGTGGTATTTGCAGGTGCCGTTTACAGCCGCTGGCGAATCAATAAGTATGAGAACAGAAAAGTAAACATCCGCCGGGAGCTCTCAGACAGGCTGATCCGGTATGTGAGCGGAGACCTGAATTTCTCGGGGTTTACATCAGGCCTTTCGGGCAATATGGAGTTTCCCATTCTGCTTGAACTGGCCGGAGAGCTCGATAAATCACTGGAAGGTGATGAAGAGTCCAGGTTAAAGAAGCTTCTCAATCTGCCTGAAATACGCAGCTATTATGCGGAACGCTTTCATTCCCCAAATCCGCTGGAGAAAGCAAAGGCCTGCCTCTACATGGCGAGAAAGGATGTTATAAAGAAATTTGACCTCCCCAGAATCATGAAACTGACCGCAGATGAGCACCCGATGCTGGCTTATTCTGCATGTCTGGCCATCCTTAAACACGGTAATGACGAACAAGCAGCAACGGCTATCCGGAATGCACTGAAAAACCGCGGTCTTTCGAATCAGGCTCTCAATGACATTTTTGTCGCGTTAAGGGAGCGGTCGGAGCAGGAGAGCACGTCTGAGGCAGAGTTTCTCATGGAGCTGATCCACTCAGGCTGCTACAATCAAGATCGCAGAGCACTGATGATTCGGACGCTGGGTGAACTTGGATACTATGAGAGCGCAGACTTTCTTCTGAATGAGTTTTATGCACTCCCCGAAAAAGGTTTCAATGCAGGAGTACTGATCTCACTGATTGAGACACTTGCACAATTTGGAATGACTCAAATTCTGGACAGGCTGCGAAGCGATTTTATCCTATCTGACAACAGTGATGTGAGGCTTGCAGTGGCCCGCGCAATGGAAAACCTTCGGGAAGAGGAAAATATTCCTTTTTTAAAATGGCTTATGGCCGATAAGGGGTACTATGTACGCTACTATGCGGCAAAGTCGCTTTCCGGATATTCCGGTGTTGACTTGAAAGATGTACCTGTTCCCACAATGAGCAGTGAAGAACTGGAAGAGATGATTGGTGAAATTGAAACGGTAAGTTGA
- a CDS encoding D-alanine--D-alanine ligase family protein, whose amino-acid sequence MSQKNLIVAFGGMSPEHEVSVLTALQAVAALEESHYTLIPLYITKSGNWLTGKSLLKLESFKDLKKVASESIPCTFSHNDLGQPVLLELRQGWFSKEVAHPIHALLTAFHGSDGENGSFQGICELYHIPYTGSGVLASALGMDKLRAKEFCKNHDLPVVDGIGFHESEWVDSRDSLIAKAESIRYPLIVKPVHLGSSIGVEMVEHREDLIRSVETAFRYDARLLIEKAVKPLTEVNCSVLGSSDKNRASVCERPIGKEELLSFTDKYMRDEAGSKGMASADRVIPADIDDDLTRAIQETSRTIFSLLGCSGLARLDFLVNSNTGDYYFNEINTIPGSFSFYLWKESGIEYPQLLEELIKLALDRHSQKNGRIQSYETNLLSEKAVKGIKGLKTSK is encoded by the coding sequence ATGTCTCAAAAAAATCTGATCGTCGCTTTTGGGGGTATGTCTCCCGAGCATGAGGTATCCGTTCTTACGGCTCTACAGGCTGTTGCCGCTCTTGAAGAATCACACTACACCCTTATTCCGCTCTACATAACCAAATCTGGTAACTGGCTCACAGGCAAATCACTACTGAAACTTGAAAGTTTCAAAGACCTTAAAAAAGTGGCCTCGGAGTCGATTCCCTGTACGTTTTCCCACAATGATCTGGGCCAGCCGGTTCTGCTCGAACTCAGGCAGGGATGGTTTTCAAAAGAAGTGGCTCATCCAATCCACGCACTTCTGACTGCTTTTCACGGATCAGACGGTGAAAACGGCTCATTTCAGGGAATTTGTGAGCTGTATCACATTCCCTACACCGGCAGCGGTGTACTGGCTTCTGCATTGGGCATGGACAAGCTGAGAGCAAAAGAATTTTGCAAAAACCATGACCTGCCGGTTGTGGACGGGATCGGATTTCATGAATCTGAGTGGGTTGACAGCAGGGATTCACTGATTGCGAAAGCCGAATCAATACGATACCCCCTGATAGTGAAACCAGTTCACCTGGGTAGCTCCATTGGTGTTGAAATGGTTGAACACAGAGAAGACCTGATACGCTCCGTTGAAACGGCCTTTCGGTATGATGCCCGTCTGCTGATTGAAAAAGCCGTGAAACCACTTACTGAAGTCAACTGTTCTGTGCTGGGTTCTTCCGATAAAAACAGGGCAAGTGTTTGTGAGCGGCCGATTGGCAAGGAAGAGCTTCTGTCATTCACGGATAAATACATGCGTGATGAAGCAGGTTCAAAAGGAATGGCATCGGCAGACAGGGTGATACCCGCCGATATTGATGATGACCTCACCCGTGCCATTCAGGAAACATCCAGAACCATTTTCAGCCTTCTGGGGTGCAGCGGACTGGCTCGTCTCGATTTTCTCGTGAACAGTAATACGGGTGATTACTATTTTAATGAGATCAACACCATCCCCGGCTCTTTCTCTTTTTATCTCTGGAAGGAGTCAGGCATAGAATATCCGCAGCTTCTTGAAGAGTTGATCAAACTGGCACTGGATCGCCACAGCCAAAAAAACGGCCGTATTCAGAGCTACGAAACAAACTTACTGAGCGAGAAAGCCGTTAAAGGGATCAAAGGACTTAAAACAAGCAAATAA